A genome region from Acidimicrobiales bacterium includes the following:
- a CDS encoding CDP-alcohol phosphatidyltransferase family protein, protein MTTATKPFGPSAIATPANALTMGRLVAAPVFAVALTLFGPSSWVLWALWSLLAASDSVDGHLARRHGTTVSGAFLDPLADKFLVVAALCALIERGLVPAVAVALVVARELLMSLFRTYAARRSVSIPARPLGKAKALLQDIAVGLFLFPPTAHHLAIDRGVLWAAVALTLLSGLQYLRDGRALLAGGGA, encoded by the coding sequence GTGACGACGGCGACCAAGCCCTTCGGCCCGAGCGCGATCGCGACGCCGGCGAACGCGCTCACGATGGGGCGCCTCGTCGCGGCGCCGGTGTTCGCGGTGGCGCTCACGCTCTTCGGCCCGTCGAGCTGGGTGCTGTGGGCGCTGTGGAGCCTGCTCGCCGCCTCGGACAGCGTCGACGGCCACCTCGCCCGCCGCCACGGGACGACGGTCTCGGGGGCCTTCCTCGATCCCCTGGCCGACAAGTTCCTCGTCGTCGCGGCGCTCTGCGCGCTGATCGAGCGCGGGCTCGTCCCCGCCGTGGCGGTGGCGCTCGTCGTCGCCCGCGAGCTGTTGATGAGCCTTTTTCGCACCTACGCGGCGCGCCGCTCGGTCTCCATCCCCGCGCGCCCGCTCGGAAAGGCCAAGGCCCTGCTGCAGGACATCGCGGTCGGCCTCTTCCTCTTCCCACCGACCGCCCACCACCTGGCGATCGACCGTGGCGTGCTCTGGGCGGCGGTGGCCCTCACGCTGTTGAGCGGGCTGCAGTACCTGCGCGACGGGCGGGCGCTCCTCGCGGGCGGCGGGGCCTAG
- a CDS encoding lysophospholipid acyltransferase family protein gives MSLRLPSALDRILRPPSWPANLERMPRVRHVGLHYDTEWSRKPAARAARRAVQEGLLAPLTRLVTSPEISGLEHLTPLEGAVIFAGNHSSHLDAGVLLSALPERFRRKAVVAAAADYFFDRTWKATLSSFLLGAIPVDRVHVNRKSADDAAALLAEGWSLVIFPEGGRSPDGWGQEFRGGAAYLAKRCGVPVVPVHLKGVRPIFPKGSGRLHPGHVEVRFGDALWPETAAEGRGEDARRFAARVEGAVAELADEAESDWWSARRRAAAGETPPIRGPEAAAWRRAWALPESARRDARPRSRSRAKPW, from the coding sequence GTGAGCCTCCGCCTCCCCTCCGCCCTCGACCGCATCCTGCGGCCGCCCTCCTGGCCGGCGAACCTCGAGCGCATGCCCCGGGTGCGCCACGTCGGCCTCCACTACGACACCGAGTGGAGCCGCAAGCCGGCGGCGCGCGCCGCGCGCCGCGCGGTGCAGGAGGGGCTCCTCGCGCCGCTGACGCGCCTCGTCACCTCACCGGAGATCTCCGGCCTCGAGCACCTCACGCCCCTCGAGGGCGCGGTGATCTTCGCCGGCAACCACTCGAGCCACCTCGACGCCGGCGTCCTGCTCTCGGCGCTGCCGGAGCGCTTCCGCCGCAAGGCCGTCGTCGCCGCCGCGGCGGATTACTTCTTCGACCGCACCTGGAAGGCGACCCTCTCCTCGTTCCTCCTCGGCGCGATCCCCGTCGACCGCGTGCACGTCAACCGCAAGAGCGCCGACGACGCCGCCGCCCTCCTCGCCGAGGGATGGAGCCTCGTGATCTTCCCCGAGGGGGGGCGCAGCCCCGACGGCTGGGGCCAGGAGTTCCGGGGCGGCGCCGCCTACCTCGCGAAGCGCTGCGGGGTCCCGGTGGTGCCGGTCCACCTGAAGGGGGTGCGCCCTATCTTCCCGAAGGGCTCGGGGCGCCTCCATCCCGGCCACGTCGAGGTGCGCTTCGGTGATGCCCTGTGGCCCGAGACGGCCGCCGAGGGGCGGGGCGAGGACGCGCGGCGCTTCGCGGCGCGCGTCGAGGGCGCAGTCGCCGAGCTCGCGGACGAGGCCGAGTCGGACTGGTGGAGCGCCCGGCGACGCGCCGCCGCCGGCGAGACGCCGCCGATCCGCGGCCCCGAGGCAGCGGCCTGGCGCCGTGCCTGGGCGTTGCCCGAAAGTGCCCGCCGCGACGCCCGACCACGCAGTCGCTCGCGCGCCAAGCCCTGGTAG
- a CDS encoding GNAT family N-acetyltransferase, which produces MIPVRAARAADVEPLAVHLARAFLEDPVARYLFPDPLRRAECLPRFFTLQLEHNYLHRGEVLTTDSLVAASLWMPPRPTPPRLRDRFAHLRFAPALGERLGVTRRLTQLLESNHPVVPHYYLGTIGTDPDHQGRGIGGALLAPVLARCDEEGLPAYLECSREENVAFYGRRGFSVERQIDAPEGGPPLWLMWREPRREPDLS; this is translated from the coding sequence GTGATTCCGGTGCGTGCCGCCCGCGCCGCCGACGTCGAGCCGCTCGCTGTCCACCTCGCCCGCGCCTTTCTCGAGGACCCGGTCGCTCGTTACCTCTTCCCCGACCCGCTGCGGCGCGCCGAGTGCCTGCCGCGCTTTTTCACCCTCCAGCTCGAGCACAACTACCTGCATCGCGGGGAGGTGCTGACCACCGACTCGCTCGTCGCCGCTTCGCTGTGGATGCCGCCGCGGCCCACACCACCGCGACTGCGCGACCGCTTCGCCCACCTGCGCTTCGCGCCCGCGCTCGGCGAGCGCCTCGGCGTCACGCGCCGCCTCACCCAGCTCCTCGAGAGCAACCATCCCGTCGTCCCGCACTACTACCTCGGGACCATCGGCACCGACCCCGACCACCAGGGGCGCGGCATCGGCGGCGCGCTCCTCGCCCCGGTGCTCGCCCGCTGTGACGAGGAGGGCTTGCCCGCCTACCTCGAGTGCTCGCGCGAGGAGAACGTCGCCTTCTACGGCCGGCGGGGCTTTTCGGTGGAGCGGCAGATCGACGCCCCCGAGGGCGGGCCGCCGCTGTGGCTGATGTGGCGGGAGCCCCGCCGCGAGCCCGACCTCAGCTGA
- a CDS encoding DsbA family protein → MTTPAFTINFDYRCPFARNANEHVIAALEGGADYDVQFKAFSLTQVHTEEGQPAAWEDPSKRPDLIALAAGIVVRDRFPEQFPAAHVSLFAVRHDDGDDLRDEAKVRNALSRAGVDADAVFAELEAGWPFEVIRDEHTASVEQHQAFGVPTFIAEDEAVFVRLMTRPAGDGKLARDTVDRVLELVVGHPELNEYKHTSIPR, encoded by the coding sequence ATGACCACTCCCGCCTTCACCATCAACTTCGACTACCGCTGCCCGTTCGCCCGCAACGCGAACGAGCACGTGATCGCCGCCCTCGAAGGCGGGGCCGACTACGACGTGCAGTTCAAGGCCTTCTCGCTCACCCAGGTGCACACCGAGGAGGGCCAGCCGGCGGCCTGGGAGGACCCCAGCAAGCGCCCCGACCTCATCGCCCTCGCGGCCGGCATCGTCGTGCGCGACCGTTTCCCCGAGCAGTTCCCCGCAGCCCACGTCTCGCTCTTCGCCGTCCGCCACGACGACGGTGACGACCTCCGCGACGAGGCCAAGGTCCGTAACGCCCTCAGCCGCGCGGGAGTCGACGCCGACGCCGTCTTCGCCGAGCTCGAGGCGGGCTGGCCCTTCGAGGTGATCCGCGACGAGCACACCGCTTCGGTGGAGCAGCACCAAGCCTTCGGCGTGCCGACCTTCATCGCCGAGGACGAGGCTGTCTTCGTGCGCCTCATGACCCGCCCCGCCGGCGACGGCAAGCTCGCCCGCGACACCGTCGACCGCGTCCTCGAGCTCGTCGTCGGCCACCCTGAGCTGAACGAGTACAAGCACACCTCCATCCCACGCTGA
- a CDS encoding competence/damage-inducible protein A, which produces MRAEILAVGTELLLGQIVDTNSTFIAEELAAAGIDCHFQTRVGDNLERIVEALEVALGRSDAVVVCGGLGPTQDDITREAIAKVMGVALVRDEEALAILTDVFARRNRTMSPSNLRQADVPQGAAIIQQVQGTAPGLICPVGEKVLYALPGVPHEMREMVLRAVLPDLEARSGVPAVIASRTLRTWGLGESVLAETIASRLDELDAVGPGAPTIAFLASGIEGIKVRVTVKAPDLAVATARLDEEETVLRAMLGEIVFGTDDETMEFAVGDLLQRRGQTLATAESFTGGLISARVVAIPGASRWFRGGLVSYASEVKFDLLGLPEGPVVSAVAAAQMAEGARKLLDADVGLSTTGVAGPDPQDGLPPGTAFVGIALPGAEAAGFELSMVGSRNRMRDIATISSLDVLRRHLLATAE; this is translated from the coding sequence GTGCGCGCCGAGATCCTCGCCGTCGGCACTGAGCTGCTCCTCGGCCAGATCGTCGACACCAACTCGACCTTCATCGCCGAGGAGCTGGCGGCGGCCGGCATCGACTGCCACTTCCAGACGCGCGTCGGCGACAACCTGGAGCGCATCGTCGAGGCCCTCGAGGTGGCGCTCGGGCGTTCCGACGCCGTCGTCGTCTGCGGCGGCCTCGGCCCGACCCAGGACGACATCACCCGCGAGGCGATCGCCAAGGTGATGGGGGTCGCGCTCGTGCGCGACGAGGAGGCGCTCGCGATCCTCACCGACGTCTTCGCGCGCCGGAACCGCACGATGTCGCCCTCCAACCTCCGCCAGGCCGACGTGCCACAGGGCGCGGCGATCATCCAGCAGGTGCAGGGGACCGCCCCCGGACTGATCTGCCCGGTGGGGGAGAAGGTCCTCTACGCGCTCCCCGGCGTGCCGCACGAGATGCGCGAGATGGTGCTGCGCGCCGTGCTGCCGGACCTCGAGGCGCGCTCGGGGGTCCCGGCGGTGATCGCCAGCAGGACGCTGCGCACCTGGGGCCTCGGCGAGTCGGTGCTCGCGGAGACGATCGCCTCGCGCCTCGACGAGCTCGACGCCGTGGGCCCCGGCGCCCCGACGATCGCCTTCCTCGCGAGCGGCATCGAGGGGATCAAGGTGCGCGTCACGGTGAAGGCGCCCGACCTCGCCGTCGCGACGGCCCGTCTCGACGAGGAGGAGACGGTGCTGCGCGCGATGCTCGGCGAGATCGTCTTCGGCACCGACGACGAGACGATGGAGTTCGCCGTCGGTGACCTCCTGCAGCGCCGCGGCCAGACCCTCGCGACGGCGGAGTCCTTCACCGGTGGCCTCATCTCGGCGCGCGTCGTCGCCATCCCCGGCGCCAGCCGCTGGTTCCGGGGCGGCCTCGTCTCCTACGCGAGCGAGGTGAAGTTCGACCTGCTCGGCCTCCCCGAGGGCCCCGTCGTGAGCGCCGTGGCGGCGGCGCAGATGGCCGAGGGCGCACGCAAGCTGCTGGATGCCGACGTCGGCCTCTCGACCACTGGCGTCGCCGGCCCCGACCCCCAGGACGGCCTCCCGCCGGGGACGGCCTTCGTCGGCATCGCGCTCCCCGGCGCCGAGGCCGCCGGCTTCGAGCTCTCGATGGTCGGGAGCCGCAACCGGATGCGCGACATCGCGACGATCAGCTCGCTCGACGTGCTCCGCCGCCACCTCCTCGCCACCGCCGAATAG
- a CDS encoding LysR family transcriptional regulator, protein MDLRQLHAIVAIAEHGSFSAAAEALQTVQSNVSTHVKKLEQELGTDLVDRSSGALTDAGELVVARARRVMGEIDALSADVSALRDEVSGVVRVGVIGTAARWLVPPLVELVPERYPHLRLVIMEATTAGLGDQLASGQVDIGVLGLPAAGGDLRTMPLFEEDLVLVLPKSHPLAIAPLVRLTDLPGLPLLLPLRGVAYRDELDAVTAAHRVQLTPRVEMDSIRLISGLTFDGCGYAILPSGAVSERRSQEWALVPVEGLAPRLVGVAQRRRGLPSAPVRAVLQLLQDIVGDGTRTPRGIRPVAFDLARFGAPEADGSNRRVRALS, encoded by the coding sequence ATGGACCTCCGCCAGCTGCACGCCATCGTTGCGATCGCTGAGCACGGCTCCTTCTCGGCCGCCGCGGAGGCCCTGCAGACGGTGCAGTCCAACGTCTCGACGCACGTGAAGAAGCTCGAGCAGGAGCTCGGTACCGACCTCGTCGACCGCTCGAGCGGCGCGCTCACCGATGCCGGCGAGCTCGTCGTCGCGCGGGCGCGGCGCGTGATGGGCGAGATCGACGCCCTCTCCGCCGACGTCTCGGCGCTGCGCGACGAGGTGAGCGGCGTCGTGCGCGTCGGGGTCATCGGCACCGCCGCCCGTTGGCTCGTGCCGCCGCTCGTCGAGCTCGTCCCCGAGCGCTACCCCCACCTGCGCCTCGTGATCATGGAGGCGACGACCGCCGGCCTCGGGGACCAGCTCGCCTCGGGCCAGGTGGACATCGGCGTCCTCGGCCTCCCCGCCGCCGGCGGCGACCTGCGGACGATGCCGCTGTTCGAGGAGGACCTCGTCCTCGTCCTCCCGAAGAGCCACCCGCTCGCGATCGCCCCCCTCGTGCGCCTCACCGACCTGCCGGGCCTCCCGCTGTTGCTGCCGCTGCGCGGCGTCGCCTACCGCGACGAGCTCGACGCCGTCACCGCGGCGCACCGCGTGCAGCTCACGCCGCGCGTCGAGATGGACAGCATCCGCCTCATCTCGGGCCTCACCTTCGACGGCTGCGGCTACGCGATCCTCCCCTCGGGGGCGGTCTCCGAGCGGCGCAGCCAGGAGTGGGCGCTCGTCCCGGTGGAGGGCCTCGCGCCCCGCCTCGTCGGCGTCGCGCAGCGCCGCCGCGGCCTCCCCTCGGCACCGGTGCGCGCCGTGCTGCAGCTGCTGCAGGACATCGTCGGCGACGGCACCCGCACGCCGCGGGGCATCCGCCCGGTCGCCTTCGACCTCGCCCGCTTCGGGGCCCCGGAGGCCGACGGCTCGAACCGGCGGGTGCGCGCCCTCAGCTGA
- the recA gene encoding intein-containing recombinase RecA has product MEQDKALEAALSQIEKQFGKGSVMKMGENLTMSIEAISTGAMALDMALGIGGLPRGRIVEIFGPESSGKSTLALHVVAEAQRNGGVCAYIDAEHAMDPVYARAIGVDVDELLISQPDTGEQALEITDVLIRSGALDVIVIDSVAALTPRAEIEGEMGDSHVGLQARLMSQALRKLTATINKSNTICIFINQLREKIGILYGSPEVTPGGRALKFYSSVRLDIRRVEQIKDGAEMTGNRTRVKVVKNKCVAAGTTVFDPTSGLTHTIEEIVEQGEGSAVVAADKAGKLHIRPIVTRMDQGEHEVIGLALRSGRVLRVTTDHKVLTDGGWREAGELTVGDSLARPRQTFGFGHSEPVPVAHARMLGYLIGDGCVTGKTPISFTNIEEELHADAEAIAASLGCRTRYVGLEAHFSHRTGEQNGLLELARWAGIWGHTAPEKRIPSAFFAPEVSAEVIGNLLFGLFETDGYCSREQTGGIRLGYTTTSYQLAQQVHWLLLRYGVTSSVSTYDPKQKRPSIIKGRRVQGKLPCFEVRVAGMGNVLRFAEALPMWGPRGRKLTAVLAEVDRGVHRDSAAGYLPHSVTEPVLGYLARRGVTAVLAATLIGESAGDPQGGMRNVLGVSRIRRDRLMLLAEALESDFLLEVLEEELWYDRIVAVQPAEWARIYDIEVAEDHTFVADDVVVSNCAPPFRTAEFDIMYGTGISREGSILDVAVDLGIVKKSGAWYTYEGEQLGQGRENAKQFLHDTPELAVELDQRIRQEFSITPADVPIGERAEDDDPISIED; this is encoded by the coding sequence ATGGAGCAGGACAAGGCGCTCGAGGCGGCGCTGAGCCAGATCGAGAAGCAGTTCGGCAAGGGCTCGGTCATGAAGATGGGCGAGAACCTCACGATGTCGATCGAGGCGATCTCGACCGGCGCGATGGCCCTCGACATGGCCCTCGGCATCGGTGGGCTGCCCCGCGGCCGCATCGTCGAGATCTTCGGCCCGGAGTCCTCGGGGAAGTCGACCCTCGCCCTGCACGTCGTCGCCGAGGCCCAGCGCAACGGCGGCGTCTGCGCCTACATCGACGCCGAGCATGCGATGGACCCCGTCTACGCGCGCGCGATCGGTGTCGACGTCGACGAGCTGCTCATCTCCCAGCCCGATACCGGCGAGCAGGCGCTCGAGATCACCGACGTGCTCATCCGCTCGGGGGCGCTCGACGTCATCGTCATCGACTCGGTGGCTGCCCTCACCCCCCGCGCCGAGATCGAGGGCGAGATGGGCGACAGCCACGTCGGCCTGCAGGCGCGCCTCATGTCCCAGGCGCTGCGCAAGCTCACGGCGACGATCAACAAGTCCAACACGATCTGCATCTTCATCAACCAGCTGCGGGAAAAGATCGGGATCCTGTACGGGTCGCCCGAAGTGACCCCCGGTGGCCGGGCGCTCAAGTTCTATTCCTCGGTCCGCCTCGACATCCGCCGCGTCGAGCAGATCAAAGACGGGGCGGAGATGACCGGTAACCGAACGCGGGTGAAGGTCGTGAAGAACAAGTGCGTCGCGGCGGGGACCACGGTCTTTGACCCGACGTCCGGCCTCACGCACACAATCGAGGAGATCGTCGAGCAGGGCGAGGGCTCGGCGGTCGTCGCCGCCGACAAGGCCGGGAAGCTGCACATCCGACCGATCGTGACCCGGATGGACCAGGGTGAGCACGAGGTGATCGGCCTCGCCCTCCGCAGCGGCCGGGTGCTCCGGGTCACCACCGACCACAAGGTGCTGACCGACGGAGGATGGCGGGAAGCCGGTGAGTTGACCGTCGGCGACTCGCTGGCCCGCCCCCGTCAGACGTTCGGCTTTGGCCACTCGGAGCCGGTGCCTGTAGCTCACGCCCGGATGCTCGGCTACCTGATCGGTGACGGCTGTGTGACCGGGAAGACCCCGATCTCGTTCACCAACATCGAGGAGGAGCTCCACGCCGATGCCGAGGCGATCGCCGCCTCGCTCGGCTGTCGCACCCGCTACGTGGGCCTGGAAGCCCACTTCTCTCACCGGACTGGTGAACAGAACGGGCTCCTCGAGCTCGCCCGCTGGGCGGGGATCTGGGGGCACACGGCTCCGGAAAAGCGGATCCCTTCTGCCTTCTTCGCTCCTGAGGTCTCCGCGGAAGTGATAGGGAACCTTCTCTTCGGCCTTTTCGAGACGGACGGCTACTGCAGCCGGGAGCAGACCGGCGGCATCCGGTTGGGGTACACGACGACCTCCTACCAGTTGGCGCAGCAGGTTCACTGGCTCCTCCTCCGCTATGGGGTCACGAGTTCGGTGTCGACCTATGACCCGAAGCAGAAGCGGCCGAGCATCATCAAGGGCCGCCGAGTGCAGGGGAAGCTCCCTTGCTTTGAGGTACGGGTCGCTGGCATGGGGAACGTCCTTCGGTTCGCCGAGGCGCTCCCGATGTGGGGGCCGCGCGGGCGCAAGCTCACCGCGGTGCTCGCCGAGGTCGACCGCGGTGTGCATCGCGACTCGGCGGCCGGGTACCTCCCCCACTCGGTGACGGAACCGGTCCTCGGTTACCTCGCCCGGCGGGGTGTGACCGCAGTGCTCGCCGCGACGCTGATCGGCGAGTCGGCGGGCGACCCGCAGGGTGGAATGCGCAACGTACTCGGCGTTAGCCGGATCCGTCGCGACCGCCTCATGCTCCTCGCCGAGGCGCTCGAGAGCGACTTCCTCCTCGAGGTTCTCGAGGAGGAACTCTGGTACGACCGGATTGTCGCCGTGCAGCCGGCCGAGTGGGCGCGGATCTACGACATCGAAGTCGCCGAGGACCACACCTTCGTCGCCGACGACGTGGTGGTCTCGAACTGCGCCCCGCCCTTCCGCACCGCCGAGTTCGACATCATGTACGGGACAGGGATCTCGCGTGAGGGCTCGATCCTCGATGTCGCGGTCGACCTCGGGATCGTGAAGAAGTCCGGAGCCTGGTACACCTACGAGGGCGAGCAGCTCGGCCAGGGACGGGAGAACGCGAAGCAGTTCCTCCACGACACCCCCGAGCTCGCGGTCGAGCTCGACCAGCGGATCCGCCAGGAGTTTTCCATCACCCCTGCCGACGTGCCGATCGGCGAGCGGGCAGAGGACGACGACCCGATCTCGATCGAAGACTGA